In Actinomycetota bacterium, the following proteins share a genomic window:
- a CDS encoding sodium:proton exchanger, with translation MTTLHDDLTDVHPARAKIEIAVAFALTVPGFVVRFTHPDISHPIEAFLFGVAIVGAAFMLSWAAEVAQLDISAGLAIAILALIAVLPEYAVDFVFAKKGGESFAQTGAACLPLDGGTESPCHLALANMTGANRLLIGVGWTMVIFIAYFRLKRNNRLVRAANGRWEGVRLDREHSIEIGYLAVATIYSLTLPLKHSVTLVDAAILIAIFVAYSIRVSRAPAEEPHLVGPARYLGTFGTLPRRLTVGAIAVFAAAVILLFAERFAEALVLSGEALGVSEFLLVQWVAPLASEAPELLIAGLYAWRLNTSAGLGTLVSSKVNQWTLLVGTLPIVFSIAAGGLHGLPLDTVQREELFLTAAQSFFAVAVISSLTMSLREAVFLFALFWGQFILGGIVPEQYHGIERVAVGIVYLVLGVWVLATDRFNYRQLARDAFRAPYDELAREREADAAAVAARRQV, from the coding sequence ATGACGACCCTGCACGACGACCTGACCGACGTCCACCCGGCGCGCGCCAAGATCGAGATCGCGGTCGCCTTCGCGCTCACGGTCCCAGGGTTCGTCGTGCGATTCACGCACCCGGACATCTCCCATCCGATCGAGGCGTTCCTGTTCGGCGTCGCGATCGTCGGCGCCGCCTTCATGCTCTCGTGGGCCGCCGAGGTCGCACAGCTCGACATCTCGGCGGGGCTGGCGATCGCGATCCTCGCGTTGATCGCCGTGCTGCCCGAGTACGCGGTCGACTTCGTCTTCGCGAAGAAGGGCGGTGAGTCGTTCGCCCAGACGGGGGCTGCGTGCCTGCCGCTCGATGGCGGCACTGAGTCGCCGTGCCATCTCGCCCTCGCGAACATGACCGGTGCGAACCGCCTGCTGATCGGCGTCGGCTGGACGATGGTGATCTTCATCGCCTACTTCCGGCTCAAGCGGAACAACCGCCTCGTGAGGGCCGCGAACGGCCGATGGGAAGGCGTGCGCCTCGACCGCGAGCACTCGATCGAGATCGGCTACCTGGCCGTGGCCACGATCTACTCGCTCACGCTGCCGCTGAAGCACTCCGTGACGCTGGTCGATGCGGCGATCCTGATCGCGATCTTCGTCGCCTACTCGATCAGGGTCTCGAGGGCCCCGGCCGAGGAACCACACCTCGTCGGCCCGGCGAGGTACCTCGGCACGTTCGGCACCCTGCCTCGGCGACTCACGGTGGGGGCGATCGCGGTCTTCGCCGCCGCGGTGATCCTGCTGTTTGCGGAGCGTTTCGCCGAGGCCCTGGTCCTCTCGGGCGAGGCCCTCGGGGTGAGCGAGTTCCTGCTCGTGCAGTGGGTCGCACCGCTCGCGTCGGAGGCGCCCGAGCTGCTGATCGCCGGTCTCTATGCCTGGCGACTGAACACGAGCGCGGGCCTCGGCACGCTCGTCTCGTCGAAGGTCAACCAGTGGACGCTGCTCGTCGGCACGCTGCCGATCGTCTTCTCGATCGCCGCCGGTGGGCTCCACGGGCTCCCGCTCGACACCGTGCAGCGCGAGGAGCTGTTCCTCACCGCCGCGCAGTCGTTCTTCGCCGTCGCCGTGATCTCGAGCCTCACGATGTCGCTGCGCGAGGCCGTCTTCCTCTTCGCCCTGTTCTGGGGCCAGTTCATCCTCGGCGGCATCGTGCCCGAGCAGTACCACGGCATCGAGCGCGTCGCCGTGGGCATCGTCTACCTCGTGCTCGGCGTCTGGGTGCTGGCGACCGACCGGTTCAACTACCGGCAGCTCGCGCGCGACGCGTTCCGGGCGCCCTACGACGAGCTTGCCAGGGAACGGGAGGCCGACGCGGCAGCCGTGGCCGCGCGACGCCAGGTCTGA
- a CDS encoding LCP family protein, translated as MRRRATFILVALVAWVLGSSLGALSGTVAARAQSTGVVMGKAHAGFTPSLTGSKPVVILAIGSGAREGENVMRSLGDSLHMIFLNPAKKRAVLVGVPRDSYMPIPGHGSGKINSSMVYGGPELMVATMEQNFGVTIDYWALTTFWGFTDMINAVGGLTVDVPFPMVDSYSRSDFQPGVQRFTGPEALAFSRDRHSLEQGDFGRQENGGRLILASLTQFKKEFRADQARLFTWLGAGMRNIETEIPLSEVMALAFTSSKVPPAKVQNVVLPGGTGMVGGTSVVTLDMARARAIVADAKQDGMLFKKNVPPSPTASD; from the coding sequence GTGAGGCGCCGCGCGACGTTCATCTTGGTCGCCCTGGTGGCCTGGGTGCTGGGGTCGAGCCTCGGCGCGCTGAGCGGCACCGTGGCCGCTCGGGCACAGTCGACCGGCGTCGTGATGGGCAAGGCGCACGCCGGGTTCACGCCGTCGCTCACCGGGTCCAAGCCGGTCGTGATCCTCGCGATCGGCTCGGGGGCCCGCGAGGGCGAGAACGTGATGCGTTCGCTCGGTGACTCGCTGCACATGATCTTCTTGAACCCTGCGAAGAAGCGGGCGGTGCTGGTCGGCGTGCCGCGCGACTCCTACATGCCGATCCCCGGCCATGGCAGCGGCAAGATCAACTCCTCGATGGTCTACGGCGGTCCCGAGCTCATGGTTGCCACGATGGAGCAGAACTTCGGCGTCACGATTGACTACTGGGCGCTCACGACGTTCTGGGGCTTCACCGACATGATCAACGCGGTCGGCGGCCTCACGGTCGACGTGCCGTTCCCGATGGTCGACTCGTACTCCCGCAGCGACTTCCAGCCGGGGGTCCAGCGGTTCACCGGACCGGAGGCCCTCGCGTTCTCGCGCGACCGTCACAGCCTCGAGCAGGGCGACTTCGGCCGGCAGGAGAACGGCGGCCGGCTGATCCTGGCCTCGCTCACGCAGTTCAAGAAGGAGTTCCGCGCCGACCAGGCCCGCCTGTTCACCTGGCTCGGGGCAGGCATGCGAAACATCGAGACCGAGATCCCGTTGTCGGAGGTCATGGCACTCGCCTTCACATCCTCGAAGGTGCCGCCGGCGAAGGTGCAGAACGTCGTGCTGCCCGGCGGGACCGGCATGGTCGGCGGCACTTCGGTCGTCACGCTCGACATGGCGCGTGCGCGCGCGATCGTGGCCGACGCGAAGCAGGACGGCATGCTGTTCAAGAAGAACGTGCCGCCCAGCCCCACCGCCAGCGACTGA
- the nhaA gene encoding Na+/H+ antiporter NhaA: MSEPVAPDAPSPSRHDALAEVRPPWSRSDRLVPRRVVQPLQEFLQTSTASASLLFLAVIVALVWANSPWKAGYEALFSTELAIRIGSLVDLDEDLHFWVNDGLMALFFLVVGLEIKREVVSGELRQLRVAALPIMAAIGGMVAPALIYLAVAGGGETGRGWGIPMATDIAFALGVLALAASYASPRLKPLLLTLAIVDDIGAIIVIAIFYTGGVDATALIAAFGTVGLIAIANAVHIRFILLYVLLGAALWYATYQAGIHPTIAGVVLGLLTPAAPFQRPAAVSEQARRTADETSDDPTAVDDDAQWWMRLAWLSREAVSPLVRTEHALLPWTSFVILPIFALANAGVELSLTRLGASLTAPVSVGIFLGLVLGKPVGVLLGSFITVRTGLGRLGGDVGWGDLTGMGMTAGIGFTVALFIAELAFPPGPRLDEAKTAILAASLVAGVAGYLILRVAPSPGVDPGDTVQSDALQRDAAQ, translated from the coding sequence ATGTCCGAACCGGTCGCTCCCGACGCGCCTTCGCCTTCCCGGCACGACGCCCTCGCCGAGGTCCGGCCTCCCTGGTCGAGGTCGGATCGGCTCGTGCCGAGGCGGGTCGTCCAGCCCTTGCAGGAATTCCTGCAGACCTCGACCGCGAGTGCTTCGCTGCTATTCCTGGCGGTGATCGTCGCGCTGGTGTGGGCGAATTCCCCGTGGAAGGCCGGCTACGAGGCGTTGTTCTCCACCGAGTTGGCGATCAGGATCGGCTCCCTGGTCGATCTCGACGAGGATCTGCACTTCTGGGTCAACGACGGATTGATGGCGTTGTTCTTCCTCGTGGTCGGCCTCGAGATCAAGCGCGAGGTCGTCTCGGGCGAGCTGCGGCAGCTCCGCGTCGCCGCCCTGCCGATCATGGCCGCGATCGGCGGCATGGTGGCGCCCGCCCTGATCTACCTGGCCGTCGCGGGTGGCGGCGAGACCGGCCGGGGGTGGGGTATCCCGATGGCCACCGACATCGCCTTCGCGCTCGGGGTGCTGGCCCTGGCCGCGTCGTACGCCTCGCCCAGGCTGAAGCCGCTGCTGCTCACGCTTGCGATCGTCGACGACATCGGCGCGATCATCGTGATCGCGATCTTCTACACGGGCGGTGTCGACGCGACCGCGCTGATTGCCGCGTTCGGGACCGTCGGGCTGATCGCGATCGCGAACGCGGTGCACATCCGGTTCATCCTCCTCTACGTGCTGCTCGGCGCGGCGCTCTGGTACGCGACGTATCAGGCGGGGATCCATCCCACGATCGCCGGCGTGGTCCTGGGGCTGCTGACTCCTGCGGCCCCGTTCCAGCGTCCGGCGGCGGTCAGCGAGCAGGCTCGTCGCACCGCCGACGAGACGAGCGACGATCCCACGGCGGTCGACGACGATGCCCAGTGGTGGATGCGGCTCGCGTGGCTCTCCCGTGAGGCGGTCTCGCCGCTCGTCCGAACCGAGCACGCGCTGCTGCCCTGGACGAGCTTCGTCATCCTCCCGATCTTCGCGCTCGCGAACGCGGGCGTCGAACTCTCGCTCACGCGGCTCGGGGCCTCGCTGACCGCCCCCGTCTCGGTGGGCATCTTCCTCGGCCTGGTGCTCGGCAAGCCGGTGGGTGTGCTCCTGGGCTCGTTCATCACGGTGCGCACCGGCTTGGGACGCCTGGGCGGGGACGTCGGCTGGGGCGATCTGACGGGCATGGGCATGACCGCCGGCATCGGGTTCACCGTGGCCCTCTTCATCGCCGAGCTCGCGTTCCCCCCTGGGCCGAGGCTCGACGAGGCGAAGACTGCCATCCTGGCTGCATCGCTGGTCGCGGGCGTCGCCGGCTACCTCATCCTTCGGGTGGCGCCGTCGCCAGGCGTCGATCCCGGCGACACCGTTCAGAGCGACGCCCTTCAGCGCGACGCCGCTCAGTAG
- a CDS encoding NUDIX domain-containing protein, whose protein sequence is MGFEGTTLWRVRQKVGTDLVLWPGASVMVVRDDGRVLVAHRLDNGMWAIPGGGAERGSSFTDTAVTELREEVGLDADPADLEAFACISRVDNHLETYPNGDVTHYFGLWFVLRRWRGEPVGDGEEMGEIAWVDLDDPPQPLLRSTRVGFELYRAWLETGRFQAY, encoded by the coding sequence ATGGGGTTCGAGGGCACCACGCTGTGGCGCGTCCGTCAGAAGGTCGGCACCGATCTCGTGCTGTGGCCCGGTGCCAGCGTGATGGTCGTGCGCGACGACGGCCGGGTGCTGGTGGCCCACCGACTCGACAACGGCATGTGGGCGATCCCCGGGGGCGGCGCCGAGCGGGGTTCGAGCTTCACCGACACCGCCGTCACCGAGCTGCGCGAAGAGGTCGGCCTCGACGCCGACCCCGCCGACCTCGAGGCGTTCGCCTGCATCTCGCGCGTCGACAACCACCTCGAGACGTACCCCAACGGCGACGTGACGCACTACTTCGGGCTGTGGTTCGTGCTGCGCCGTTGGCGGGGCGAGCCGGTGGGCGACGGGGAGGAGATGGGTGAGATCGCCTGGGTCGACCTCGACGATCCGCCCCAACCGCTGCTGCGCTCCACGCGCGTGGGGTTCGAGCTCTACCGAGCGTGGCTCGAGACCGGGCGCTTCCAGGCCTACTGA
- a CDS encoding sodium-translocating pyrophosphatase, producing the protein MFRVLAQEGGPLEVTFGSFENTWLWIVLAISLVALAFAWYLRAKVLAEGEGSDKMREIATAIQEGAKAYLRRQFSTLSIFLGILTVVLFFALPVSDAVTTTLLGMSPELSIRVGRSIAFLLGAGASMLTGYAGMWLAVRANVRTANAAKESGLRKALTIAFRAGGVAGMFTVGLGLFGATLILIIFEGDATSVLVGFGFGGALLAMFMRVGGGIFTKAADVGADLVGKIEQGIPEDDPRNAATIADNVGDNVGDCAGMAADLFESYEVTLVAALILGAAAFADSEIGAIAGVMFPLFVRAVGVVTSIIGIMAVTPRSEEEHGMKAINRGFFLSAVISAVVVMIISVTYMESWRPGVAVAIGLVLASIIQILTQYFTDTKYKPVKEVADSTVTGPATTVLSGFSVGLESAVWAALVVAGTIMAAFLLADPESTNLFAERLYFIALSGMGMLTTVGVVVSMDTYGPISDNAQGIAEMSGEFEGRPAEILGGLDAVGNSTKAITKGLAIATAVIAATSLFGSFEEALKEAGFTFEGIRIDRPDVLVGLLAGGTIAFLFSSLAIRAVGRAAAQVVVEVRKQFRENPGIMDYSVKPDYARVVDICTKTSLRELLTPGLLAVLSPVIAGFLLKEEALGGFLAGAIVTGQLMAVMLSNSGGAWDNAKKYIEEGHFGGKGSDAHKAAVIGDTVGDPFKDTAGPALNPLIKVMNLVALLIAPLVVQYADETAVRIAIGVLAAVILGTSIYVSKARKSELDAAAEFADKAAVSA; encoded by the coding sequence ATGTTCCGCGTCCTTGCCCAGGAAGGCGGCCCGCTCGAGGTCACCTTCGGGTCGTTCGAGAACACGTGGCTCTGGATCGTGCTCGCGATCTCGCTCGTGGCGCTCGCCTTCGCCTGGTACCTGCGGGCGAAGGTGCTCGCTGAGGGCGAGGGCAGTGACAAGATGCGCGAGATCGCGACCGCGATCCAAGAGGGCGCGAAGGCCTACCTCAGGCGGCAGTTCAGCACGCTCAGCATCTTCCTCGGCATCCTGACCGTGGTGCTGTTCTTCGCGCTGCCCGTCTCCGACGCCGTCACGACGACCCTGCTCGGCATGTCACCGGAGCTGTCGATCCGGGTCGGACGTTCGATCGCCTTCCTGCTCGGCGCCGGCGCCTCGATGCTGACGGGGTACGCGGGCATGTGGCTCGCCGTGCGTGCCAACGTGCGCACAGCGAACGCCGCGAAGGAATCCGGCCTTCGCAAGGCGCTCACGATCGCGTTCCGCGCCGGCGGCGTCGCCGGCATGTTCACGGTCGGCCTCGGCCTGTTCGGGGCGACGCTGATCCTCATCATCTTCGAAGGCGACGCGACCAGCGTGCTGGTCGGCTTCGGCTTCGGTGGCGCGCTGCTCGCGATGTTCATGCGGGTGGGCGGCGGCATCTTCACGAAGGCGGCCGACGTCGGCGCCGACCTGGTGGGCAAGATCGAGCAGGGCATCCCCGAGGACGACCCGCGCAACGCCGCCACGATCGCCGACAACGTGGGCGACAACGTCGGCGACTGCGCCGGCATGGCGGCCGACCTGTTCGAGAGCTACGAGGTGACGCTGGTCGCCGCCTTGATCCTGGGTGCGGCGGCGTTCGCCGACAGTGAGATCGGCGCGATCGCGGGCGTGATGTTCCCGCTGTTCGTGCGCGCGGTCGGCGTCGTCACGTCGATCATCGGCATCATGGCCGTGACGCCGCGCTCCGAGGAAGAGCACGGCATGAAGGCGATCAACCGTGGCTTCTTCCTGTCGGCCGTGATCTCCGCGGTGGTCGTGATGATCATCTCGGTCACCTACATGGAGAGCTGGCGACCCGGCGTCGCGGTCGCGATCGGCCTGGTGCTCGCCTCGATCATCCAGATCCTCACCCAGTACTTCACCGACACGAAGTACAAGCCCGTGAAGGAGGTCGCCGACTCGACGGTGACCGGTCCCGCCACGACCGTGCTCTCGGGCTTCTCCGTCGGCCTCGAATCGGCCGTGTGGGCCGCGCTCGTGGTCGCCGGCACGATCATGGCTGCGTTCCTGCTCGCGGACCCGGAGTCCACGAACCTGTTCGCCGAGCGCCTGTACTTCATCGCGTTGTCGGGCATGGGCATGCTCACGACCGTTGGCGTCGTCGTCTCGATGGACACCTACGGCCCGATCAGCGACAACGCGCAGGGCATCGCCGAGATGTCGGGCGAGTTCGAGGGCCGGCCGGCGGAGATCCTCGGCGGCCTCGACGCCGTCGGCAATTCGACGAAGGCCATCACGAAGGGTCTTGCGATCGCGACCGCGGTGATCGCGGCGACGTCGCTGTTCGGCTCGTTCGAGGAGGCGCTGAAGGAAGCCGGGTTCACGTTCGAAGGCATCCGCATCGACCGGCCCGACGTCCTCGTCGGGCTCCTGGCGGGCGGCACGATCGCGTTCCTGTTCAGCTCGCTCGCGATCCGCGCGGTCGGCCGTGCCGCGGCGCAGGTCGTGGTCGAAGTGCGCAAGCAGTTCCGCGAGAACCCAGGCATCATGGACTACTCGGTCAAGCCCGACTACGCGCGGGTCGTCGACATCTGCACGAAGACCTCGCTGCGGGAGCTCCTCACACCCGGCCTCTTGGCGGTGCTCTCACCGGTGATCGCCGGCTTCCTTCTGAAGGAAGAGGCGCTCGGCGGGTTCCTCGCCGGCGCGATCGTCACAGGGCAGCTGATGGCCGTGATGTTGTCGAACTCCGGCGGCGCGTGGGACAACGCGAAGAAGTACATCGAGGAGGGCCACTTCGGCGGCAAAGGCTCCGACGCCCACAAGGCGGCGGTGATCGGCGACACGGTCGGTGACCCGTTCAAGGACACTGCCGGACCGGCGCTGAACCCGCTGATCAAGGTGATGAACCTCGTCGCGCTGCTGATCGCGCCGCTCGTCGTCCAGTACGCCGACGAGACCGCGGTGCGCATCGCGATCGGAGTGCTGGCAGCGGTGATCCTCGGGACCTCGATCTACGTGTCGAAGGCCCGCAAGTCCGAGCTCGACGCAGCCGCGGAGTTCGCCGACAAGGCCGCCGTGAGCGCCTGA
- a CDS encoding OB-fold nucleic acid binding domain-containing protein, whose amino-acid sequence MSALRRWLDRLTESDEARLEAETQDWADSVPGSVRLGLAPMRERVKIAGIIRRITVLPMSGHESLEALVSDGTGEALVVFMGRRGIGGFTLGTKVVVEGVLGEQRGGGPPKMINPRLEFSA is encoded by the coding sequence ATGAGCGCGCTCCGTCGCTGGCTCGATCGATTGACCGAGAGCGACGAGGCGCGCCTCGAGGCCGAGACCCAGGATTGGGCCGACTCCGTCCCGGGCAGCGTGCGCCTCGGCCTGGCGCCGATGCGTGAACGGGTGAAGATCGCGGGCATCATCCGGCGCATCACGGTGCTGCCGATGAGCGGTCATGAGTCGCTCGAGGCGCTGGTGTCCGACGGCACGGGTGAGGCGCTCGTCGTCTTCATGGGACGCCGCGGCATCGGTGGCTTCACGCTCGGCACCAAGGTCGTCGTCGAGGGTGTGCTGGGCGAGCAGCGCGGCGGCGGTCCCCCCAAGATGATCAACCCCCGCCTCGAGTTCAGCGCCTGA
- the kdpF gene encoding K(+)-transporting ATPase subunit F: MTDDVVGILLAIGLIVYLVTALAFPERF, from the coding sequence GTGACCGACGATGTCGTTGGCATCCTGCTGGCGATCGGGCTGATCGTCTACCTCGTGACCGCCCTCGCGTTCCCGGAGCGGTTCTGA
- the kdpA gene encoding potassium-transporting ATPase subunit KdpA codes for MAGWIQLGTLALLLVIVYRPLGDYMAWALDSPRTLRIERLVYRLAGVRPDAEQRWSGYAISVLAFSAVSVLFLYLLQRVQPSLPLSLGFPGVEPSQAFNTAASFTSNTNWQSYAGESTMGHLVQMAGLAVQNFVSAAVGIAVAVALIRGFTRTKSETIGNFWADLVRATVRTLLPIACIAAIVLLSQGAVQNFNEARQVATVQGASQSIPGGPVASQESIKELGTNGGGFYNANSAHPFENPNPFTNLLEIFLLLVVPFALTGTFGKMVGNRRQGYALAAVMASLWLGSVLLAWAFEAQPNPQVEAVAGAAVEGGNMEGKEVRLGVPVSAAWAASTTGTSTGGVIASHDSMTPFGGGVVLVNMMLSEVSPGGVGSGLYGLLVLAVLAVFIAGLMVGRTPEYLGKKIEPTDMKLVSLYILLVPAMVLVLTGVAVVLDSAVTSIFNPGPHGLSEVLYAFTSGANNNGSAFGGLSANTTFFNTAIGLAMLIGRFGSIVLVLGLAGSFARKQQVPATSGTFPTTSPLFVGLVIGVIVIVAALTYFPALSLGPLVEGLS; via the coding sequence ATGGCCGGCTGGATCCAGCTCGGAACGCTGGCCCTGCTCCTCGTGATCGTCTATCGACCGCTGGGCGACTACATGGCGTGGGCACTCGACTCCCCTCGCACGCTCCGCATCGAACGGCTCGTCTACCGCCTCGCGGGTGTGCGCCCCGACGCCGAGCAGCGCTGGTCGGGGTACGCGATCTCCGTGCTGGCGTTCTCGGCCGTCTCTGTGTTGTTCCTCTATCTGCTGCAGCGCGTGCAGCCGTCCCTGCCGCTCTCCCTGGGGTTCCCCGGCGTCGAGCCGAGCCAGGCGTTCAACACCGCCGCCTCCTTCACGTCGAACACGAACTGGCAGTCCTACGCCGGGGAGTCGACGATGGGTCACCTCGTGCAGATGGCCGGCCTCGCGGTGCAGAACTTCGTCTCGGCGGCGGTGGGGATCGCGGTCGCCGTCGCCCTGATCCGAGGCTTCACCAGGACCAAGAGCGAGACGATCGGCAACTTCTGGGCCGACCTCGTGCGCGCCACCGTGCGTACCCTGCTGCCGATCGCATGCATCGCGGCGATCGTGCTGCTCTCGCAGGGCGCGGTGCAGAACTTCAACGAAGCGCGTCAGGTCGCAACCGTGCAGGGAGCGAGCCAGTCGATCCCCGGCGGCCCGGTGGCATCGCAGGAGTCGATCAAAGAACTGGGCACGAACGGCGGCGGCTTCTACAACGCGAACTCCGCCCATCCGTTCGAGAACCCGAATCCGTTCACGAACCTGCTCGAGATCTTCCTGCTGCTGGTCGTCCCGTTCGCGCTCACCGGCACCTTCGGCAAGATGGTCGGCAACCGTCGACAGGGATACGCGCTCGCAGCGGTCATGGCGTCGTTGTGGCTCGGTTCGGTGCTGCTCGCGTGGGCCTTCGAGGCGCAACCCAATCCGCAGGTCGAGGCCGTCGCCGGAGCCGCCGTCGAGGGCGGCAACATGGAGGGCAAGGAGGTGCGGCTCGGCGTACCGGTGAGCGCGGCATGGGCCGCCTCGACGACGGGCACGTCGACCGGCGGGGTGATCGCCTCGCACGACTCGATGACTCCGTTCGGCGGGGGAGTCGTGCTCGTGAACATGATGCTCTCCGAGGTATCGCCGGGCGGGGTCGGCTCGGGACTGTACGGCCTGCTCGTGCTCGCCGTGCTCGCGGTGTTCATCGCGGGGCTCATGGTCGGCCGCACCCCCGAGTACCTCGGCAAGAAGATCGAGCCGACCGACATGAAGCTGGTCTCGCTGTACATCCTGTTGGTCCCCGCCATGGTGCTCGTGCTCACGGGCGTCGCCGTGGTGCTCGATTCCGCCGTCACATCGATCTTCAACCCCGGGCCACACGGACTCTCGGAGGTGCTGTACGCGTTCACCTCGGGCGCGAACAACAACGGCAGCGCGTTCGGGGGATTGAGCGCGAACACGACCTTCTTCAACACCGCGATCGGACTCGCGATGCTGATCGGGCGGTTCGGCTCGATCGTGCTGGTGCTCGGGCTCGCGGGGTCGTTCGCACGCAAACAGCAGGTGCCCGCGACGTCGGGCACGTTCCCGACGACCTCTCCGCTGTTCGTCGGCTTGGTGATCGGAGTCATCGTGATCGTGGCGGCGCTGACGTACTTCCCGGCCTTGTCGCTGGGCCCGCTCGTGGAAGGACTCTCGTAG
- the kdpB gene encoding potassium-transporting ATPase subunit KdpB, whose translation MFDVKLLWRSLPDAFRKLDPRRMWRNPVMFVVEIGSVLTTVLFVRDPSLFAGSIAVWLWLTVVFANLAEAVAEGRGKAQAAALRATRTETTARRLLADGREEQVPGTQLVPGDRVVVEAGQVIPGDGEVVDGVASVDESAITGESAPVIRESGGDSSAVTGGTKVLSDRIVVEITSRPGETFIDRMIALVEGAQRQKTPNEIALNILLASLTIVFLLATVTLQPMAIYSGAPQTIIVLVALLVCLIPTTIGALLSAIGIAGMDRLVQRNVLAMSGRAVEAAGDVNTLLLDKTGTITLGNRQAAEFLPAPGVTVEQLADAAQITSLADETPEGRSIVVLAKERYGLRGRDLEGAEFVPFTAQTRMSGVDLDGRSLRKGAADSIRRWVEEQGGTVSEEVDTIVAGISVQGGTPLTVAEDDQVLGVVYLKDIVKEGMRQRFDELRAMGIRTVMITGDNPRTAEAIASEAGVDDFLAEATPEDKMALIRSEQEGGKLVAMTGDGTNDAPALAQADVGVAMNTGTSAAKEAGNMVDLDSNPTKLIEIVAIGKQLLITRGSLTTFSIANDVAKYFAIIPAMFAAVYPGLDTLNVMRLASPNSAILSAVIFNALIIIALIPLALRGVRYTPTSAGAMLRRNLGIYGLGGIVAPFIGIKLIDLLVGTVVS comes from the coding sequence ATGTTCGACGTCAAGTTGCTCTGGCGGTCGCTCCCCGATGCCTTCCGCAAGCTCGACCCGCGCCGGATGTGGCGCAACCCCGTGATGTTCGTGGTCGAGATCGGCTCGGTGCTGACGACGGTCCTGTTCGTCCGCGACCCCTCGCTCTTCGCCGGGTCGATCGCCGTGTGGTTGTGGCTCACCGTGGTCTTCGCCAACCTCGCAGAGGCGGTGGCGGAGGGTCGGGGCAAGGCGCAGGCGGCCGCGCTGCGGGCCACCCGCACCGAGACGACGGCCCGACGCCTGTTGGCGGACGGGCGCGAGGAGCAGGTGCCCGGCACCCAGCTCGTCCCCGGCGACCGCGTGGTCGTCGAGGCCGGTCAGGTGATCCCCGGCGACGGCGAGGTCGTCGACGGCGTCGCCTCGGTCGACGAGTCGGCGATCACGGGCGAGTCGGCACCCGTGATCCGCGAGTCCGGCGGCGACAGCAGCGCCGTGACCGGCGGCACGAAGGTGCTCTCCGATCGCATCGTCGTCGAGATCACGTCGCGACCCGGCGAGACGTTCATCGACCGCATGATCGCGCTCGTCGAGGGCGCGCAGCGACAGAAGACGCCGAACGAGATCGCCCTCAACATCCTGCTCGCGAGCCTCACGATCGTGTTCCTGCTCGCGACCGTGACCCTGCAGCCGATGGCGATCTACTCGGGCGCCCCCCAGACGATCATCGTTCTCGTGGCGCTGCTCGTCTGCTTGATCCCGACGACGATCGGGGCGCTGCTCTCCGCGATCGGCATCGCCGGCATGGACCGGCTGGTGCAGCGCAACGTGCTCGCGATGTCGGGCCGGGCGGTCGAGGCGGCGGGGGACGTGAACACCCTGCTGCTCGACAAGACCGGCACGATCACGCTCGGCAACCGGCAGGCGGCCGAGTTCCTGCCGGCTCCCGGGGTGACCGTCGAGCAGCTGGCCGACGCGGCACAGATCACCAGCCTTGCGGACGAGACGCCGGAGGGTCGCTCGATCGTCGTGCTCGCGAAGGAGCGATACGGGCTCCGCGGCCGCGACCTCGAGGGCGCCGAGTTCGTGCCCTTCACCGCTCAGACGCGCATGAGCGGCGTGGACCTCGACGGGCGCAGCCTGCGCAAGGGAGCGGCGGACTCGATCCGCCGCTGGGTCGAGGAGCAGGGGGGGACGGTCTCCGAGGAGGTCGACACGATCGTCGCCGGCATCTCGGTGCAGGGCGGCACGCCGCTGACCGTGGCCGAGGACGATCAGGTGCTCGGCGTCGTCTACCTGAAGGACATCGTGAAGGAGGGCATGCGGCAGCGGTTCGACGAGCTCCGGGCGATGGGCATCCGCACCGTGATGATCACCGGCGACAACCCCCGCACGGCCGAGGCGATCGCGTCCGAGGCGGGGGTCGACGACTTCCTCGCCGAGGCGACGCCCGAGGACAAGATGGCGCTGATCCGCAGCGAGCAGGAGGGCGGCAAGCTCGTCGCGATGACCGGCGACGGCACGAACGACGCCCCGGCGCTCGCGCAGGCCGACGTCGGCGTCGCGATGAACACCGGCACGAGTGCGGCCAAGGAAGCCGGCAACATGGTGGATCTCGACTCGAACCCGACCAAGCTGATCGAGATCGTGGCGATCGGCAAGCAGCTGCTGATCACACGCGGCTCGCTCACGACGTTCTCGATCGCGAACGACGTGGCGAAGTACTTCGCGATCATCCCGGCGATGTTCGCGGCCGTCTATCCCGGTCTCGACACGCTCAACGTGATGCGGCTCGCCAGCCCGAACTCGGCCATCCTGTCGGCCGTGATCTTCAACGCGTTGATCATCATCGCGTTGATCCCATTGGCGCTGCGCGGTGTGCGATACACGCCGACCTCGGCGGGCGCCATGTTGCGCAGGAATCTCGGCATCTACGGGCTCGGGGGCATCGTGGCGCCCTTCATCGGTATCAAGTTGATCGACCTGTTGGTGGGAACGGTGGTGAGCTAG